The genomic window CGGCGACTCCCCGGTGTCGGTGGCCTACCAGCACGTACGGGAGCAGCCCGTACCGCCGAGCCATTTCGATCCGGCGGTCACTCCCGATGTGGACGCGATCTGTCTGAAGGCGCTGTCGAAGGACCCCGACGACCGCTACCACGATGCGCGGGAGATGCGCGACGACATCAGCCGGGTGCTGGCCGGCCAGTCGGCCACCGCCATGTTGCCGGTCGGTGCGGCCGATCCGGATGCGACCCGGGTGGTTCCGGCCGCAGCTCCGCTGGCCGATCCCGATGCCCTCGACCCCGACGACGAGGACGCCGACGGTGAGGACGAGGAGGAGCGGCGCTCGAAGAAGGCGCCGATCATCATCGCCTTGGCGGTGCTGCTGGTCGTCGCCGGCGCGCTCGGGCTGTGGTGGTGGAACCGGTCGCAGCCGGTCGAACCGGTACTGGTGCAGGTGCCGGCACTGGAGGGGTCGACCCAGGCGGGTGCGGAGAGCACCTTGACCAACCAGGGGCTGCAGTCCACGGTGGAGGAGACCAAGGGCGCCGATGACGAGACCGTCGGCACCGTGGTCGACCAGGATCCGCCGGCCGGGGACATAGTCGAACAGGGTTCCACGGTGACCATCACGATCAATGTCGGGCCGGACAAGGGCGCCATCCCGTCGGGTCTGGTCGGCATGGACGTCGATGAGGCGCAGTCCGAACTGGAGGATGCCGGGTTCACCAACGTGACCGCCACCGCCGATGAGGACAGTGACGAGCCGGAGAACCAGGTGATCTCGGTCGATCCGAGCAGCGGCGAGGAGGTCGCACTGGACGACCCGGTGACGCTGACGTACTCGGAGGGACTGGTGACGGTGCCCGACTGGGTGAACGGCCCACGTGAAGATGTGGAGTCCGAGGCCTCCGAGTTGGGACTGGACGTCAGTTTCAGCACCGTGGAGACCTATGACACCCCGGACGGTTACGTGGTGAGCCAGTCCGTGGATCCGGACTCGCGGGTCA from Naumannella halotolerans includes these protein-coding regions:
- the pknB gene encoding Stk1 family PASTA domain-containing Ser/Thr kinase encodes the protein MLGGRYELQGLLGRGGMAEVRRAYDTRLGRPVAIKQLRTDLASDPMFQARFRREAQSAAGLNHPNIVAVYDTGEEVNDDGTAIPYIVMELVEGLTLREVLRDDRKILPERALEITQGILDALAYSHTAGIIHRDIKPANVMLTPQGQVKVMDFGIARAVADSSATMTQTAAVIGTAQYLSPEQARGETVDNRSDIYSAGCVLYELLTGRPPFIGDSPVSVAYQHVREQPVPPSHFDPAVTPDVDAICLKALSKDPDDRYHDAREMRDDISRVLAGQSATAMLPVGAADPDATRVVPAAAPLADPDALDPDDEDADGEDEEERRSKKAPIIIALAVLLVVAGALGLWWWNRSQPVEPVLVQVPALEGSTQAGAESTLTNQGLQSTVEETKGADDETVGTVVDQDPPAGDIVEQGSTVTITINVGPDKGAIPSGLVGMDVDEAQSELEDAGFTNVTATADEDSDEPENQVISVDPSSGEEVALDDPVTLTYSEGLVTVPDWVNGPREDVESEASELGLDVSFSTVETYDTPDGYVVSQSVDPDSRVTRGTQVDVVVAETPPTVEPSDEPAPSSEPSEDDSPSPSPSNDDGDDDGSSDPTEQPTA